One Corythoichthys intestinalis isolate RoL2023-P3 chromosome 9, ASM3026506v1, whole genome shotgun sequence DNA window includes the following coding sequences:
- the camk1a gene encoding calcium/calmodulin-dependent protein kinase type 1: MPLGEDGNGWKKKTSDIKEHYDFKEVLGTGAFSEVLLAEERRTQRLVAIKCIPKKALEGKENNVENEIAVLHRIKHANIVSLEDIFESTSHLYLVMQLVSGGELFDRIVEKGFYTERDASQLIHQILDAVKYLHDMGIVHRDLKPENLLYYSMDEDSKIMISDFGLSKIEGAGSVMSTACGTPGYVAPEVLAQKPYSKAVDCWSIGVISYILLCGYPPFYDENDAKLFEQILKAEYEFDSPYWDDISDSAKDFICHMMEKDPSKRYTCEQALQHPWICGDTALDKNIHESVSAQIKKNFAKSKWKQAFNATAVVRHMRRLQLGTSVEGPSQITPTSPCHGLLLPEEEEEDELGNGENESLSHFSDDRRGSAEGSTDRDSLRSCTYCCRPASRI, from the exons GGGAGCTTTCTCTGAGGTGCTTCTCGCTGAGGAAAGGAGGACCCAGAGGCTGGTGGCCATCAAATGCATACCCAAGAAAGCTCTGGAAGGCAAAGAGAACAATGTAGAGAATGAGATTGCAGTACTGCACAG AATCAAGCACGCCAACATCGTTTCGCTGGAGGACATCTTCGAAAGCACGTCTCATCTGTACCTCGTCATGCAGCT TGTATCAGGGGGTGAGCTGTTTGACAGGATTGTGGAGAAAGGATTCTACACGGAAAGAGATGCCAGCCAGCTCATCCACCAGATCTTAGATGCCGTCAAATATCTCCATGATATGGGGATTGTGCACAGAGACCTGAAG CCAGAGAATTTGCTGTATTATAGCATGGATGAAGACTCGAAGATCATGATCAGTGATTTCGGCCTGTCCAAGATCGAGGGAGCAGGCAGCGTTATGTCCACTGCCTGTGGGACTCCCGGATATGTGG CTCCCGAGGTGCTCGCCCAGAAGCCATACAGCAAAGCAGTCGATTGCTGGTCCATAGGAGTCATTTCTTATATTTT ACTTTGCGGGTATCCTCCATTCTATGACGAGAATGACGCCAagttgtttgaacagatcctGAAAGCGGAGTATGAATTTGACTCTCCATACTGGGACGATATCTCTGATTCAG CCAAAGACTTCATCTGCCACATGATGGAGAAAGATCCTTCCAAAAGATACACGTGTGAACAGGCCCTACAGCACCCATG GATTTGTGGAGACACCGCTCTTGACAAGAACATCCATGAATCTGTCAGTGCTCAAATCAAGAAGAACTTTGCCAAAAGCAAGTGGAAG CAAGCGTTTAATGCCACGGCGGTGGTGCGCCACATGCGTAGGTTGCAACTGGGGACCAGCGTGGAGGGACCCAGCCAAATCACCCCTACCAGCCCCTGCCATGGACTCCTGCTGcctgaggaggaggaggaagatgagTTAGGAAATGGCGAGAATGAGAGCT TGTCCCACTTCAGTGATGACCGCCGCGGAAGCGCTGAGGGCAGCACGGACCGGGACAGCCTGAGGAGCTGTACTTACTGCTGCAGGCCAGCCAGTCGCATCTGA